One stretch of Halobacillus litoralis DNA includes these proteins:
- a CDS encoding SEC-C metal-binding domain-containing protein: MSKVKRNDPCPCGSGKKYKKCCMNKTNEGVGSTSLHEELKGHYSHFMAYVNRNYPNVTPNEERETHEEEVEAAFRMVQGVFMERQEDGTTLYDEFFEKKQDKIVRPATLASMEAWKSPLASVFRIQEIQSEQTVMVEDVWSGLTYEVKRDGIPLKEENYSHMPYVIGVVLKWGPIFNFVPLAIPNYEESYQTFKQTIEEKFQQAGYESIHAYMQATLIEQLKNWMYMNSSEESSEDQEVQETETPATGEDEVLGLVDNELKTEPTFERLREAWLSYKQEEDPTFRKPEVVSAALEHIYRTSEEFRTEPEKVTKKAVATKYDVSPSSMSKRITQLKEFIEG, translated from the coding sequence ATGAGTAAGGTAAAAAGAAATGACCCATGTCCGTGTGGAAGTGGGAAGAAATATAAGAAATGCTGCATGAATAAAACAAATGAAGGTGTGGGGTCAACAAGCCTTCATGAAGAGTTGAAAGGGCACTATAGTCACTTTATGGCCTATGTGAACCGTAACTATCCGAATGTTACGCCTAACGAAGAGCGTGAAACGCATGAGGAAGAAGTAGAAGCGGCTTTCCGTATGGTACAAGGTGTATTTATGGAGCGGCAAGAAGATGGAACAACGCTTTACGACGAATTCTTTGAAAAGAAACAGGACAAAATCGTCCGTCCAGCCACTCTAGCGTCTATGGAAGCATGGAAATCACCACTTGCAAGTGTTTTCCGTATCCAGGAGATTCAGTCCGAGCAAACCGTTATGGTTGAAGATGTGTGGAGCGGTCTAACGTACGAAGTGAAGCGTGACGGTATTCCATTGAAAGAAGAAAATTATTCGCACATGCCGTATGTGATTGGAGTTGTTCTTAAATGGGGACCAATCTTCAATTTTGTACCGCTTGCGATTCCAAACTATGAGGAATCCTACCAAACTTTCAAACAGACGATCGAGGAGAAATTCCAACAAGCTGGATATGAATCCATCCACGCCTACATGCAGGCAACACTTATTGAGCAGTTGAAAAACTGGATGTATATGAATAGTTCTGAAGAATCCTCGGAAGACCAAGAGGTGCAGGAAACAGAAACTCCAGCTACCGGGGAGGATGAAGTGCTCGGCCTTGTCGACAATGAGCTGAAAACAGAACCAACTTTTGAGAGGTTGCGTGAAGCTTGGCTTTCTTATAAACAGGAAGAAGATCCGACGTTCCGCAAACCGGAAGTGGTGTCTGCTGCGCTTGAACACATCTATCGTACTTCTGAAGAGTTCCGCACAGAACCCGAGAAGGTGACGAAAAAAGCAGTAGCGACGAAATATGATGTTAGTCCGAGCAGCATGAGTAAGCGGATTACTCAGCTGAAAGAATTTATCGAAGGTTGA
- a CDS encoding catalase produces the protein MDKHEQGPGGAEDQRFSEEENEKTLTTRQGHPVRTNQNLRTVGNRGPATLENYDFIEKISHFDRERVPERVVHARGTGAHGYFETYGKVGEEPVEKYTRAKVFSGAGKQTPVLVRFSTVTHSAGSPETLRDPRGFAVKFYTEDGNWDLVGNNLKVFFIRDAMKFPDLIHSFKPDPVTNIQDSERIFDFISQTPEAMHMVTFLFSPWGIPANYRQMQGSGVNTYRWVNEEGKAVLVKYHWEPLKHGIKNLTQEEANEIQGENFNHATQDLYEAIESGDFPEWELCVQIMDDHEHPELDFDPLDDTKIWPEDQFPFLKVGKMVLNKNPDNHFNEIEQAAFGTGVLVDGLDFSDDKMLQGRTFSYSDTQRYRVGANYQQLPVNAPKKHVATNYEGGNMSYFTDRPKDANPHVNYEPSSLNGLEEATPKAKPHQPYTEGKLKKEPIDRENNFKQAGERYRLFKDWERDDLIMNLVTSLKPCQPHIQKKMISLFSQCDEDYGKRVAEGLGMNAGNMNAEVADEITPTKGKLPKKGGSPIGSAGAADAVEQAQEKGHEADPY, from the coding sequence ATGGATAAACATGAGCAAGGACCAGGAGGAGCAGAGGATCAGCGTTTTTCTGAAGAAGAAAACGAAAAGACATTAACGACGAGACAGGGGCATCCTGTCCGCACCAATCAAAATTTGCGTACGGTCGGTAATCGCGGACCAGCGACGCTTGAGAATTATGATTTTATAGAGAAAATCTCTCACTTTGATCGTGAGCGGGTTCCTGAGCGAGTCGTGCATGCCCGGGGTACCGGAGCGCATGGATACTTTGAGACGTATGGGAAAGTAGGGGAGGAGCCTGTGGAGAAATATACGCGGGCGAAGGTGTTCTCTGGTGCTGGAAAACAAACGCCTGTCCTCGTGCGTTTTTCTACCGTGACGCATTCAGCCGGGTCTCCGGAGACGTTACGTGATCCGCGTGGGTTTGCGGTGAAGTTTTATACAGAAGACGGGAACTGGGATTTGGTGGGAAACAACTTGAAGGTCTTCTTCATCCGTGATGCGATGAAGTTTCCGGATCTGATTCATTCCTTCAAGCCGGACCCTGTCACGAACATCCAGGATAGTGAGCGGATTTTCGACTTCATCAGTCAAACGCCTGAGGCGATGCATATGGTGACATTCCTTTTCTCCCCGTGGGGAATTCCGGCAAATTACCGGCAGATGCAAGGTTCGGGTGTAAATACGTATCGCTGGGTGAATGAAGAGGGCAAAGCTGTCCTCGTGAAATACCACTGGGAGCCTCTGAAGCACGGAATCAAAAATCTGACGCAGGAAGAGGCGAACGAAATCCAGGGTGAAAATTTCAATCACGCTACACAGGATTTGTACGAAGCGATTGAAAGTGGAGATTTTCCAGAGTGGGAACTTTGTGTTCAAATCATGGATGATCATGAGCATCCGGAACTCGATTTTGATCCTCTTGATGATACGAAAATCTGGCCGGAGGATCAGTTTCCATTTTTGAAGGTAGGAAAAATGGTGCTTAATAAAAATCCGGACAATCACTTCAATGAAATCGAGCAGGCGGCCTTCGGTACAGGGGTGCTCGTGGACGGGCTCGACTTTTCCGATGACAAAATGCTTCAAGGCCGTACGTTCTCTTATTCCGATACGCAGCGCTATCGGGTGGGGGCGAACTATCAGCAGCTGCCGGTGAACGCACCGAAGAAACATGTGGCCACTAACTATGAAGGTGGGAACATGTCTTATTTTACAGATCGTCCAAAAGACGCGAATCCACATGTGAATTATGAACCTTCGTCACTAAATGGGTTGGAAGAAGCCACACCGAAAGCGAAACCGCATCAGCCTTATACAGAAGGCAAGTTGAAGAAAGAGCCGATCGATCGCGAAAATAACTTCAAGCAAGCTGGCGAGCGTTACCGCCTTTTCAAAGACTGGGAGCGGGATGATTTGATCATGAACCTCGTTACTTCCCTCAAACCATGCCAGCCTCACATCCAGAAGAAAATGATTTCTCTTTTCTCCCAATGTGATGAGGATTATGGTAAAAGAGTAGCCGAAGGGCTTGGGATGAATGCAGGGAATATGAACGCAGAAGTAGCGGATGAAATAACTCCGACCAAAGGAAAGCTGCCGAAAAAAGGAGGCTCTCCAATCGGAAGTGCAGGAGCTGCGGATGCTGTTGAGCAAGCGCAGGAAAAAGGACACGAAGCGGATCCGTATTGA
- a CDS encoding alpha-amylase family glycosyl hydrolase, which translates to MIQKRWIWLIGIALLFLSFAQPVALTYADAKTYDDVVLRGNAETLDWSSDNNPLTYNAEEGVWLSEPIPLEGGKVTEFKFVYDGNWMPGANLTYTAPQDAEYIFAFHPEDERKVDIRLADTYEASVELELTAPEGTPEWVTPTVASSKNGFHYTAAPMTKTSENTYTTKIVGQSGEEVSYFYSLAGESYKEDLDEPRTVTLSTSGDTKEDTVTQWKKVPVAQSVTHDYNHTPYVPDHRDDVTVKVEVQHFGPIDKGAIYYTMDGTTPDGKRGEAFNGQTVPLQVTDTFENADGLKTSIMEGVIPSQKKETRVKYKLDVWNSNSDGSQFADNNVLSSDEATEFAYYVDTYESPEWAKEAVIYQVFVDRFRDGSTENNTSVNPEQPYDEQLKGWMGGDLQGVLEKMDYIEDLGVNTLWISPIYEGPYSHGYHPTDFMNIDPRFGSNQLMKELVTEAHKRDMKVVYDLVPNHTSDQHDFFQDALEKGPDSPYYDWYTFTNYPNEYETFYGIQELPELNNDNPETRAYMLDEVVPFWMNEIGVDGFRLDYAKGPSQSFWVDFRHKVKSLDEDAFIFGEVWDNLDTISSYKGKLDGAIDFETHSAMTNAFIQNGSVNALASSLEETFGTYGDEFVAATFLDSHDMPRFLFEADGNEDTLKNAAALQFTLPGAPIIYYGDEVGLSQSADHNSVDEWKDRYYREMMIWEEEKQNEDILSHYKTLIDARNDQPALTHGDFNIIYSDDDVLVFERSVPQDKVLVVMNLGEEERKLDIIDLYNQQTPNKVQLTSLLEKEKLKSHKGKLEMTSEAASVAIYDVKGKLRYEAPSEEKKYNKVVLRGSAPFDWSSDDNMLTFDEQDALWKSEPIELTAGETVEYKFVRDGEWLEGDNLRFTPEADGEYIFIFDPQNEYQITVKRMQAMNEAA; encoded by the coding sequence TTGATTCAAAAACGTTGGATATGGCTGATCGGTATCGCGCTTTTATTTTTGTCATTTGCGCAACCGGTTGCATTAACCTATGCAGATGCAAAGACGTACGATGATGTTGTTTTGCGAGGAAACGCTGAAACCTTAGATTGGAGTTCGGATAACAACCCTCTGACTTACAATGCCGAGGAGGGAGTATGGCTCAGTGAGCCGATTCCTTTGGAAGGTGGAAAAGTAACAGAGTTCAAGTTTGTTTATGATGGAAATTGGATGCCTGGAGCGAATTTGACATACACTGCTCCTCAAGATGCGGAGTACATTTTTGCTTTTCACCCGGAAGACGAACGCAAAGTGGACATCCGTCTCGCTGATACTTACGAAGCCAGTGTGGAGCTTGAGCTAACCGCACCTGAGGGAACCCCTGAGTGGGTAACACCTACAGTCGCTTCAAGCAAAAATGGCTTTCATTACACAGCCGCGCCTATGACGAAAACCTCTGAAAATACGTACACGACTAAAATTGTAGGACAATCAGGCGAAGAAGTTTCTTATTTTTACAGCCTTGCCGGGGAGTCTTATAAGGAAGACCTCGACGAACCTCGAACAGTAACATTATCCACATCCGGCGATACCAAAGAAGACACGGTCACCCAGTGGAAGAAAGTACCTGTCGCCCAATCGGTCACTCACGATTATAACCATACCCCATACGTTCCGGATCATCGTGATGATGTAACGGTTAAAGTCGAAGTCCAGCACTTTGGACCGATCGACAAAGGGGCGATCTATTACACGATGGACGGTACCACTCCTGATGGAAAACGAGGAGAAGCTTTTAATGGACAAACCGTTCCTTTACAAGTGACAGATACGTTTGAGAATGCCGATGGATTGAAAACATCAATCATGGAAGGTGTTATTCCCTCTCAGAAAAAAGAAACTCGCGTAAAATATAAACTCGATGTTTGGAACTCCAACAGTGACGGCTCTCAATTTGCCGATAACAATGTGTTGAGTTCTGATGAAGCTACAGAGTTCGCTTATTATGTAGACACTTATGAATCTCCGGAATGGGCGAAAGAAGCGGTCATTTATCAAGTGTTCGTGGATCGTTTCCGTGATGGAAGTACAGAGAACAATACGTCTGTAAACCCTGAACAGCCCTACGATGAGCAGCTGAAAGGCTGGATGGGCGGCGACCTTCAAGGTGTTCTTGAAAAAATGGATTATATCGAGGATCTTGGTGTGAATACACTGTGGATTTCACCGATTTATGAAGGCCCCTACTCTCACGGGTATCATCCGACAGACTTTATGAACATCGATCCTCGTTTTGGCAGCAACCAGCTCATGAAGGAACTTGTCACTGAAGCGCACAAACGTGACATGAAAGTTGTTTATGACCTTGTGCCAAACCACACATCCGATCAGCACGACTTTTTCCAGGATGCTTTAGAAAAAGGTCCGGACAGCCCTTACTATGATTGGTACACATTTACGAATTACCCGAATGAATATGAGACATTTTACGGGATTCAAGAGCTTCCTGAGTTGAACAACGACAACCCGGAAACGCGCGCATATATGCTCGATGAAGTCGTTCCGTTCTGGATGAATGAAATCGGAGTTGACGGGTTCCGCCTGGATTATGCCAAAGGTCCAAGCCAAAGCTTCTGGGTTGATTTCCGTCATAAAGTAAAATCGCTCGATGAAGATGCCTTCATCTTCGGAGAAGTGTGGGACAATCTTGACACCATTTCTTCTTACAAAGGGAAATTGGATGGAGCGATCGATTTTGAGACGCATTCAGCTATGACGAATGCCTTCATTCAAAATGGTTCCGTAAACGCACTAGCGTCCTCACTCGAAGAGACCTTCGGGACTTATGGGGATGAATTCGTTGCGGCAACCTTCTTAGATAGTCACGACATGCCGCGCTTTTTGTTCGAAGCGGATGGGAACGAAGACACATTGAAAAACGCGGCTGCTCTTCAGTTTACGTTACCTGGCGCACCAATCATCTACTATGGAGATGAGGTCGGCTTGTCCCAAAGCGCTGATCATAACAGTGTGGACGAATGGAAAGACCGCTATTACCGTGAGATGATGATTTGGGAGGAAGAAAAACAGAACGAGGATATTCTCTCCCATTACAAGACGTTGATTGATGCAAGAAATGACCAGCCTGCCTTAACGCATGGAGATTTCAACATCATCTACTCTGATGATGACGTCCTCGTGTTTGAACGTTCCGTGCCACAGGACAAAGTGCTTGTCGTCATGAACCTCGGCGAAGAGGAACGGAAGCTGGATATCATTGACCTTTACAATCAACAGACACCAAACAAAGTGCAACTCACTTCCCTTCTTGAAAAAGAAAAACTGAAGAGTCATAAAGGCAAGCTTGAGATGACAAGCGAAGCAGCTTCTGTTGCCATTTATGATGTCAAAGGGAAGCTGCGCTATGAGGCGCCTTCAGAAGAAAAGAAATACAACAAGGTCGTCTTGCGTGGATCTGCCCCGTTCGATTGGTCCAGTGATGACAACATGCTGACCTTCGATGAACAGGATGCCCTTTGGAAAAGTGAGCCGATTGAACTGACAGCAGGAGAAACGGTGGAATATAAATTTGTCCGTGACGGTGAATGGCTCGAAGGCGATAACCTCCGCTTCACACCCGAAGCAGACGGGGAATATATTTTCATTTTTGACCCCCAAAACGAATACCAAATAACGGTGAAACGGATGCAAGCCATGAACGAAGCCGCATGA
- a CDS encoding YdcF family protein, protein MASHIKKTKKIILTSFLIFILFLSAGVMTPLLLGPEFLMAEDSLDSSSEYDAIVVLSGNGERLEHAVDLFNEGLADHMILTNSTESGTTPEEAMSMGVPQGAIFEEPSATSTYENATLSKNIMEEEGFSSALVVTSDYHSRRTKMTFDDIYDDQIELGYSFDSSFFNPSDGMTEDESRMTFTEYVKIGVYLFRLLLE, encoded by the coding sequence ATGGCATCTCATATAAAGAAAACGAAAAAGATCATCCTTACGTCCTTCCTAATATTCATTCTATTCCTATCAGCAGGAGTGATGACACCTCTTCTGTTGGGACCAGAATTTCTTATGGCTGAAGATTCCCTGGACTCCTCTTCAGAATATGATGCGATTGTTGTTTTGAGTGGAAATGGGGAACGCCTTGAGCATGCGGTCGATCTATTCAATGAAGGTTTGGCAGATCATATGATTTTAACGAATTCGACGGAAAGTGGAACAACACCAGAGGAAGCCATGAGTATGGGAGTCCCTCAAGGCGCGATTTTTGAAGAACCTTCTGCTACCAGTACATACGAAAATGCCACTCTATCTAAAAATATAATGGAAGAAGAAGGTTTTAGTTCTGCCCTGGTTGTGACCAGCGATTACCATTCCCGGCGTACGAAAATGACATTTGATGATATTTATGACGACCAAATAGAGTTGGGCTACTCCTTTGACTCTTCTTTCTTCAATCCTTCTGATGGAATGACAGAAGATGAAAGCAGAATGACGTTTACCGAATATGTAAAAATAGGGGTCTACTTGTTCCGTTTGCTCTTGGAGTAA
- a CDS encoding YkvS family protein: MIQPDDRIATPGQIVTFERNDIIFKGRVIPSQCQQSVIVDLTIMDNLDEIDFEYDRTVVAHTNYRIIEE; this comes from the coding sequence ATGATACAACCTGATGATCGCATTGCCACTCCAGGGCAAATCGTAACGTTTGAGAGAAATGACATCATTTTCAAAGGAAGGGTCATTCCGAGTCAATGTCAGCAATCCGTTATTGTAGATTTGACGATTATGGATAACTTAGATGAAATCGATTTCGAGTATGATCGAACGGTTGTGGCTCATACCAATTATCGTATTATAGAAGAATAG
- a CDS encoding LCP family protein, with translation MTKRIIRVRRRKKKKKIRLIAALLFLITLIAGGGFYYVTQVYTAAYEGLDRGDKSDLREEAVDALEDPISILLMGVEDYSTDGKAGRADTQIVLTLDPDTNKMTMTSIPRDTLVEIPASKVRQKYAGSHKINAAYTLGEVTGYGSEKLTVETVEDLLEIPIDKYATVNFEGFIEIVNLLGGVTVDVKEGFWERSSIDYYKKIEFEEGPMKMDGEEALAFVRMRKRDVAVSYTRDERQRQFIKASINEALSPGTLFKVGEMKDVIGENVSTNLTPGEMLSLRKAFSSDRTSVDTSEIDGENKRLNDGLYYFVPNEESLEETKRELKKSLDLPVPEAEDKTYDDSFN, from the coding sequence TTGACGAAAAGAATCATACGAGTGCGCAGACGTAAAAAGAAGAAGAAGATACGTCTGATCGCGGCTCTATTGTTTTTAATAACCTTAATAGCTGGCGGAGGTTTTTACTATGTGACCCAAGTGTACACCGCTGCCTATGAAGGTCTGGATCGAGGAGATAAATCAGATCTACGAGAAGAAGCGGTTGATGCCCTGGAAGATCCGATTTCCATCCTTTTGATGGGCGTAGAGGATTATTCCACAGACGGAAAAGCCGGTCGCGCAGATACCCAAATTGTATTAACCCTTGATCCTGACACAAATAAAATGACGATGACGAGCATCCCAAGGGACACACTCGTGGAGATCCCCGCTTCAAAAGTACGCCAGAAATATGCCGGTTCTCACAAAATCAACGCTGCCTACACATTAGGTGAAGTGACAGGGTACGGCTCAGAAAAATTGACCGTAGAAACCGTCGAAGATTTGTTAGAGATCCCTATTGATAAATATGCCACCGTCAACTTTGAGGGTTTCATTGAAATTGTCAATCTCCTCGGTGGAGTGACGGTTGATGTCAAAGAAGGTTTCTGGGAACGAAGCAGCATAGATTACTATAAAAAGATCGAATTTGAAGAAGGTCCAATGAAAATGGATGGGGAAGAAGCACTCGCTTTTGTAAGGATGAGAAAGCGTGATGTAGCCGTATCCTATACGAGAGATGAAAGGCAAAGACAGTTTATTAAGGCCAGCATTAATGAAGCTTTGTCTCCAGGTACACTATTTAAAGTAGGCGAAATGAAAGATGTCATAGGAGAAAACGTAAGCACAAACCTAACCCCTGGTGAGATGCTCAGTTTAAGAAAAGCCTTCTCTTCCGATCGTACTTCCGTGGACACTTCGGAAATAGACGGTGAAAATAAACGTCTTAATGACGGATTGTATTATTTTGTCCCCAATGAAGAAAGTCTTGAAGAAACGAAACGCGAGTTGAAGAAATCATTAGATCTACCCGTACCTGAAGCTGAAGACAAAACCTATGATGACTCTTTCAATTGA
- a CDS encoding lamin tail domain-containing protein yields MKKLLHLLLIVSLVFSYAVIPTSSAKAEGMDDLIISEYVEGSGFNKALEIYNGTGEDVDLSAYTLELYSNGSVESSRMESLTGTLASGDVYVVSDSQAGEEIQSVTDLTSSVTSFNGDDVLVLKNENGVTRTALDR; encoded by the coding sequence GTGAAAAAACTATTACATTTGTTGTTAATCGTATCATTAGTTTTCAGCTATGCTGTTATACCTACTTCTTCAGCAAAAGCTGAAGGGATGGACGACCTGATTATTTCTGAATACGTAGAAGGTTCGGGTTTTAACAAAGCATTGGAGATCTACAATGGTACCGGTGAAGATGTTGACCTATCCGCGTACACATTGGAGCTATATTCCAATGGTAGTGTGGAATCATCTCGAATGGAATCTCTAACTGGAACACTGGCTTCAGGAGATGTGTATGTGGTGTCTGATAGTCAGGCTGGCGAAGAAATTCAGTCTGTTACAGATCTGACTAGTAGTGTGACAAGCTTTAATGGGGATGATGTCTTAGTTTTAAAAAATGAGAATGGCGTCACACGGACAGCATTGGACAGGTAG